TCGTGGAATGTTATACCGTTCATCAGGTGCATCTTGTGGTCAGGGGTGTCGATGTATGGGAGCTTGATCACCCCTGTCTCCAGGCCCATTGCGACGCAGGCGACACATCCTGTCCCCGTGATGCCTCGCGCGGTGTTGTTCGTAAGTATCCTTCCACTGCCGTCCCTGGGGTCGATCAACGCCGTCTGAATGGGTTTCAATTTCTCATCGAGCACATAATTATACCATTTGCCGCCTGGCCCCAGAGAGAGGTCCGAAATGGCCTCGGGGGCCGCCAACATCCCATATTCGATGGACTGTCCTTCCATGGCCGGTCCCGCTGCAGCTGACCCGGTATAAAGCTCGCCTTTGTACATAAGGCCCATCTCGGCATTCGTGCCGTAGTCTGTGACCATGCATGTGCCCTTCTCCTCGAGCATATTGGTCTTCATGATCATGGCCAGGGCATCGGCCCCTATCTCATGTCTAATCGATGGAGGTATGCGTATCTCCGCGGTCTTCTTGACCGATGTGAGGCCAAGCTCCTCCGCCTTGATGGTATGGGCCTTTCTCTCGGGCACCTTTACATTGAGCTTCTTCAACATCGACTGTCCAGCGAATGCCAGGTCCCTTATCTCGATATTTTCGAACATCGACAACTGGGCCGGATTCCCGCAGATCGCCATACGAACGATCTCATTTGGTTCGGCCCCATGCATCGCGATGAGCTTGTCGACCGTCTCAATGATTATCTTATGCCCCACTTCAGACCCGTTCTCCAACCAGAAATGAAGGTGGTCCATGATGTTCGCCCCTGGAAGGGGGTGCCTCATGGTTATCGAGGTCGATAGGATCTTTCCCTTTTTGTCAAGGTCGACAAGGTGGGAGCGATATCCGCTTGTTCCCAGGTCAAGTGCGATGCCGTAAGACATTGGTAATCCTCTGTCCCCTTACTGTCCTATCCGTATTTAAAAATTAGAGATAATTACATACACTGGACGTTTTTATGTTCCAGGATGGACGACGCTTACCATCGAACATCATTCCAGAATACATCTGACTCAATTCTAACTGTTTGGTTTTTATAGAAGCCCATAAAATATGACCTCTATGACCCCCCGTCAAAGATTTGACGCCGCCATGCGCCTCGAACCCGTAGACAGACCTCCTGTTTTCTATCAGCATCTCGGTGCGGCAAAATGGGTGCTCGAACATACGGGGCTCAAGATGAGAGATGGGTTCCACGACCCCGACGTTTTCTCAAAAATCTGCCTGGCGGCGCATGAGCTATATGGTTTCGACAACCTGATGGCGGGATGGGGGGACCTTCTGATAGAGGCCCAGGCCCACGGTGCAAGATGGAAATTCCCTGAGCGTGATTTCTACCCTCGGATAGAAAAATATCTTGATGTCTCCATGGTCGATGGCCTAACCCCTGTCGATCCAATGAGCGACAGATATTGGAGCATCCCGTTGAAGGCGGCGTCGGAGATGATGTCCAAGGTCGGTCGCGAAACGCCGGTCATTGGATGTGTGGACTCTCCGATGCTTGTTGCGTGTGAGACCATCGGAATGGAGACCCTGCTCATCTCTGCACTTACGGACCCTGGGATGGTCCATAGGCTTGTATCGATCGTCACTGAGTCGTGCAAAGCGTATGGAGAGGCCGCTGAGAGGATCGGTATGGATACGATCTTCTGTGATAATTCATCAGCAGGGATCGAGCTGATGTCGAAAGAACAGTGTTCGGATCTTGACCACAGATACCTAAAGGACCTCATGTCCTCGTGGCGGAGAAGGGGTATCGCCACCGTGCTTCATAACGATTCGGCTGGTCCATATTTAGACCTCCAGTGCGCCCTGCTACCAAAAGGCCTCACATTCCAGGTAAAGTCTGTTGACCTTATCAGGACCTTTGATCTTTTGAGGGGGAGGATCTGCGCGTTCGTAGGCATAGATCATCAGGAACTGTTGTTCAGAGGGGCTCCGGTGGAGATCGAGGCCGAAGTGTCGAGGGTAATAGATTCTTGGGGAAACCATCCAGGGCTCGTCATCGCATCTGGCTGTGAATTGCCGTATAAGACGCCCATCGAGAACATATCTGCTCTAAAGAACGCCGCCATCAGATTTGGCATGAATAAAGGGTCGCCTCAGAATTGATAGTGGCATAGTGAAAGGTCAACTAATATCGATCAAATTAATGTATGACCAAGTAGAAGGTTGGACGCTCTGGTCCAAGAGCGTTCAAGGAATATTCTCCTAATATCATCTCCTTTCCAAAAATCACCCGGGCCAATGGTCAATGACGATTCTGTTGAAAAGTTGATGCTGAAAAGTATGGATAGTTGAAAGGGGGCTTGCGCCCCCTTGTAGTGTTTATAGTTCTTCAGCCTTTGACACCCTTCACCATGGCCTGGATGTTGGCCAATGGCACGCGGGCTGCGAGACCGCATCCAGGTGCGACAAGGTTGAACCCTGCTGCCTTGACGCGCTTGGCCATCTCCAGGTTGTCCTCAGGGGTTCCCTGGAGCAGCGGACGGACCACACCTACGTTTCCAACAAGGGCTGTCCGTCCTCCGACGAGCTCGACGGCCTTCTCAGGGCTGACCTTCTCCTCGATGGAGAGGCAGTTCGCTCCCGTAGCGATCATGTGGTCGAGCAGGATGGTCGTGTCACCGCAGATGTGCAGGCATGTCTTTGCCTTACCTGCTTCAGAGAATGCCTCTTTGATGTAAGGCTTGGCGAACTCATCGAACATCTCACCGGACAACATGTCGGTCGAGGCCGATGGGTCGCTCATTACAATGACGTCGGCCCCCGCCTCTGCCAAGGCCTTGACATACTGCTTTTCGAGCTGCGCGGATGCCTTGATGAACTTCCTGACCGGGTCTGGGTCAGTTATCATCCAGAGCAACAGGTTCTCAGTGCCTACAAGGTGTCCCGCGATCGTCAACGGACCGGTGGTCCCGACCACTATCGGGTATTCGTTGCCTACTTTCTGCTTGCAGAGCTTGATTGCCTCGACGACGGTCTTTGCACGGCCCGTAACAACGTTCTTCGGAATCTCGATGGGGCTGTCCGCCTCGAATCCGTGCTTCTTAACCATCGGCGTGCGGTCTTGCTTACCCAGGTCGACCGCGCATCCCATGATCTCGGCTTCGACGGTGAGACAGTATGGAAGCCTTACGGACTCGAGCCCGGTGACCTTGGGGATGGCACAGGAGAGCTCGGCCATCTTGTTCGCATCGGTATGGGCATCTGGCCAGTAGACCTTCGCGACGTCCATGACATCGACGGTGACGCTCTGGGTGAAACAGACCACAGGGGGCCTGTCCAATTTCTTCTTCTCAATGGCGGCAATGACGCGCTCTTTCGGAGTCATGTGGCTTGACATCTATTCTTCCTCCATTCTCTCTTAACACTATTAAAATTGTTTGCGGTGTCGGATAATTAGATTTCGTTTACTTAAAGGATTCTGCTTTCCAACATTGGCCTTTCCAGTCACCTGAAAATATGTCTCAGGATTTATGAAATTTGACGGGTTGGAATCAGATACAGAGATCGTGATGCATCCTATTGGTCCGTGGATCAGATAGCAAGAGCGGCGACGAACAACATCAACAGGAAGATCGCCGTCAATATTTCAGCTCTCCTCATACGGGGGCTGCTGTGATCATCCCTCATATTCCATGTCAAGATGATCAATATGCCTGCCCCGCTCATTCCCAGCCCGAATATCCCTACGGTGCTTTCCAAAATTTTTCCAAGACCAGCAACGTCAATATCTGCTGCTGCGACAGAGATGACGATCCCCTCTAACGAGATCAAGGATGCCGTTATCAACATAAGAGTAATGGTAAAACTTCGCACGAGCGGGGTGGCAAACAATTTCATCTTTCTGGTCAAAAAAATCCCGAGGCAGATCATTGAGAGGATGACTATCTGGGCTCCGAACAACAGGACGATCGCGTGGGGGAGGGTCAAAAGTCCTGTGACCTTTGTTTCACCCGCCAATGCGAACACCTCTATGCCTATGCCCGCCAAAAGGATCGCCGAAAGAATGCCAACGGATTCAATAATGAACCGCCTTCCAGGGGTCCTGTTCCTGGTCCACCAACCTGCCAAGGACAAGGCGGAGAGCATGAATATGACCGCAAAGAAGGCGCCCATGTACATCTTCCCCGCCGCGAACTCATTCCCCAGCTCGAAGTAATCCGCGAGAGCGCTTAGATATGTAGAGCCCAGCATGAAGACCGCGACTATCGCTAAAAAGAGCACTTCAAAGACGGTTCTGGTCCTCCCCTTAAAATATTTCGTACCGTCCAGGAGGAACGCAAAGATCAATATGAATGAAAGGATGAAAACCAATACGCCGGCCAAGGTCATTTTTCCCTCGCCGACATTCATTATCAATGCTGTCCTTAATGGAGATGCAACACCTATAAGAATGGCCCCCACTGAGGATAGTCCTATCGAGGATGCGATCCCTACGACCCATGAGATTGGATTCGTTACTTCTTTCCTACGATTCACCCACAGGCTCGATGAAAGGGCTCCGATACAGAAAAGCTGAGCTGACAATAATGCTGATGCGACCATTCCATAGGTCTCTCCCTCCTCGAAGGTTACCTTTGTTGCATTAACCGTTAAAAAAAGACCTTCGAACATCACACAGAGGCTGGATACCAAGAAGAGGAGATGTAGGACCTTTGATACCTTTGGCCTCGAGGAGATATTTTTGAGATCGATCGCGAACCAACCTGAAAAAATGATTATCCCTAAAATGATAAGTTGGGCCCCGGCCATCAGGACCGTGCTCTCTCTTAACCCCCCGAAACCTTCGACCATTGCGGGTGATGCGTTTATCGCAAGGGCTCCGCCCTCAATAATTATCGCAAGACCGAGCAAAGGCCCGAGCAACCGTCTGATATCAACCTTCAATCGTCGCTTCCCCCGTATCGCCAGTGTGACCACTCGATAAACATTCCCTAAATCGCATCTTTATTGATTAATCTTTCATTACCGATTATCGGATCGGGATGGTTCGGCCATTGAGACCATTGAAGGATGTCATATCAGTACTGAATGCTGAAAGGAACTGGAAAAGAACAATAAGACCCAGATATAAAAAAAGAATAAAGGGTTAGTTTTGCTAGCTATTTTAAGGTCCTCTCGAACCTGAGATCGCGGCCGCCCAGATCCCTATTCCAAATATCACAGAGTAACCTCCGGCAGCCCACAGGATCTCTAAAAGCCCCTCAGGTGGGATGACCAACGCCCATACCCCAACGATGAATGAGAAGAAGCCCGTTATAAGCAACAACAGGAAGGATATCTTCCCGACCATTTGCTTAAGCCCAGTAGGCATCATAAAAGCCTCGACCACCCTCATCAGGCCCGCGATCAGGGCGAAGATGCCGAAGTACATCAGCATTTGTTCCGAATCCAGATCAAGGAACAATACCAACAGTCCTAGGATGAAATATATCACACCCTCTATGAGAGGCAATAGCTTCATCTTTGCCAGCATCGATCCTTTGAAGAATCCTACAATGAAAACAATGCCTGAAAACAATAGGAACCCTGCGAACCATAGAGTAAGGTTCGTCAAGTTCATGTCCGATCTCACATACGCTATGAATCCGAATATCACAAGGAAGACTCCGAACCAAAGGTAATGCCACCAATCTTTGACGATATCCCCCGTGTATCCCACATTTTCGTGCTCTGACATCTCTTCTACCCCTCCTTAAGGGATGCTAAAAGATTGAATTTTGTTGAATAAATAGATATCGGAAAAATAAATGATTCCTGATTAAAAGAATGGGCCAATAGTGTTATTTATAAATAAAAAATAAAAATGAAAGAGGTGAAAGGTGTTTTACTTCAGAAGGCTCGCTGCGACCTTGACCGCCTCGTTGGCGTCGTAGCCGTAGCCGTCCGCACCGATCTGCGCGGCGAAGTCCTTGGAGACCGCTCCACCGCCGACCATTGTCTTGATGGCGCCCTTCTTCCCCATCTCCTTCAACATGCGCTCGATCTCCTTCATGCCAGCAAGGGTCGGGGTCATCAATGTTGAGGTGGCGATGATGTTCGCGTTCTCTGCGACCGCCTTGTCAACGATTGTCTTAATCGGGATGTCACGGCCAAGGTCGAAGATCGTCAAACCGGCGCCGGTCAACATTGCCTTGACAATGTTCTTACCGATGTCGTGAACGTCTCCCTCAACGACAGAGATAACGACCTTGCCCTGGGCGCCTGCGGAAGTCTTGTCAAGCTTCGGCAATGCCACATCCAAGGACTGATAGAGGGTCTGAGCGGACAGGAGAACCTGGGGCAGGAAATACTGCTTCTGCTCGTACTTCTGGCCGACGATCTCCATGGCCTTGCTCAATCCATCGAAGATGATGGTCTTCGCGGAAACGCCCTCTGCCATGAGCGCCTCGGTCAATCCCTTGGCTTCCTTAACCTTTCCCTTTACAACGACTTCAATCAACTGGTCGAGTGTTGCCATTTACTGCTTCCTCCTAGTTCGATCATCAAAGAATTTTGCTCGCAAATTACAATGGACGATTATAAACCCTTGTGTGGATGGATATATCATCCATATATTCATACCGCACTATCGTTAATATCAAGGCCTCATACTAGATTTTCAATTATATTTGTTCTTTTTCCACAGCCGGGGCAAGCGCCGTTCCTAATCAGGACCTTTATGTTCGAGTAAGATGGGCAGAACCTGCTGACCTTCTCGCCCATGAACACCAGGGGTTCAGATCCTGCCGCCTTTCTCTCTATCCACGTCTTCCCACAATCCGGGCAGATGGTGTCCCTTCCAAAATCATCCCCGGGCCCGCCCATGTAAACGAATTTTAGACCGCATGCCAGCAGCTCACGGCGGGCGACCCCCAGGTCCTCGGTTGAACTTACTGGAACATTCAACATTCTCCTTCCCGGCTGGAAGCGGAACAGGTGCACGGGGGTCTCCTTGTCCAATTTTCTCATCACCCATATTCCGAACCTTTCTATCTGTTCTTGGGTGTCTGTCATCCCAGGGATCATAAGATAGGACAGTTCTATGTGCTTTGACCTTTCAAATGCCATTTCGCATGTCTCGAGGACGGGCTTCAGCGAACCTGAACAAAGGTCCCTGTAGACCTCGTTCGAGAAACCTTTGATATCCACTTTAACGGCATCAACGGCGTTGATGAGATCTTGCCTTGCTTGACCTTGGATATATCCATTTGTGTTAAGGATGATGGACAGACCTTTCTTCTTAGCATACAAAGAAACACATATTATGTATTCAGACCATATAGTTGGCTCATTGAAAGTGAAGGCAATTCCTATGGCCCCTTTATCTACGGCCTCAGATACCAGCTCTTCGGGCGATATGAACCTGTATGGTACATCTGAATCAGGTCTGGATATGAATTGGTTCTGACAGAATTTACAATCTAGGTTGCACCCGTAGCTTCCTACGCTAAGCAACCGGGCCCCTGGTATATAGTGGAAGATCGGTTTCCTTTCGATCGAGTCGATGGTGCTGACCGTGACCCTTCCATAGTTCTCTGAGAAAAGCGTGCCCCCCGAGTTCGAGCGGACCTTGCAGAAGCCTTTTTCACCTTCCCCTATCAAGCACATCCGTGGACATAGCTCACATTGGACCTTTCCTTCGTTTTCGAACCACCAACGGCCTCGATGGAGGTCGACGGCCTTCTCAATAATCGTCCTCTTCATCTTGGGAAGCCCCGCACACAGGACATTTCACTTGATCTTTCTTCAGCACACTTCCACACACGATGCATTCCGACGTCCCCACCCGCCTCCTACCGCATATGTAAAGGTATTGCTGATTAAAAAAATACGCATAGAAGCAAGATCGCTCTGTGGGATGAGAATTAACAGAATTCAGCATTGGCAATAGAAGGAGGCACCGCTAAAGGTAACGGATATATAAGGCTGTAGCTCAGATAATGTATGGAGCAGATATGGACGCCGGGGGGGCCGTTCTTGTAGCATTGGTCGTGATCCCATCCATCGCAGCCATATTGGTCGCAATTGGCGACAGGGAATGGCACGTCAAAGTGGTCGTTCTGATATCCTCATCCGTTAGCATCATCCTCGCTCTGACCGCCTTGTTGTTAATGGTATCTGATGGAACAACCTTCTTGATGGTCGAGAGGTCCGAACTGGGAGAGCCTGATCTGGCCATCGTTGTAATGGATATATTGACAACCTTTGTCCTAATATATGTGGGATATTCCAGGAGGAACATCTCGATCCTCCTCCTGGCATCGATGATCTTGATCACTTCAATTTTCATTGAACTTCTGGTCAAACAAAGAGGCGACGACCCTGTGCTGATGGCCGATCATCTCGCCGTGATAATGCTGTTGATAACGAACACTGTCGGTGCTGTCATCTGCATCTATGCATTGGGCTACATGTCTGGCGACCGACG
This genomic window from Methanomassiliicoccales archaeon contains:
- the amrS gene encoding AmmeMemoRadiSam system radical SAM enzyme yields the protein MKRTIIEKAVDLHRGRWWFENEGKVQCELCPRMCLIGEGEKGFCKVRSNSGGTLFSENYGRVTVSTIDSIERKPIFHYIPGARLLSVGSYGCNLDCKFCQNQFISRPDSDVPYRFISPEELVSEAVDKGAIGIAFTFNEPTIWSEYIICVSLYAKKKGLSIILNTNGYIQGQARQDLINAVDAVKVDIKGFSNEVYRDLCSGSLKPVLETCEMAFERSKHIELSYLMIPGMTDTQEQIERFGIWVMRKLDKETPVHLFRFQPGRRMLNVPVSSTEDLGVARRELLACGLKFVYMGGPGDDFGRDTICPDCGKTWIERKAAGSEPLVFMGEKVSRFCPSYSNIKVLIRNGACPGCGKRTNIIENLV
- a CDS encoding corrinoid protein; the encoded protein is MATLDQLIEVVVKGKVKEAKGLTEALMAEGVSAKTIIFDGLSKAMEIVGQKYEQKQYFLPQVLLSAQTLYQSLDVALPKLDKTSAGAQGKVVISVVEGDVHDIGKNIVKAMLTGAGLTIFDLGRDIPIKTIVDKAVAENANIIATSTLMTPTLAGMKEIERMLKEMGKKGAIKTMVGGGAVSKDFAAQIGADGYGYDANEAVKVAASLLK
- a CDS encoding methylamine methyltransferase corrinoid protein reductive activase, with protein sequence MSYGIALDLGTSGYRSHLVDLDKKGKILSTSITMRHPLPGANIMDHLHFWLENGSEVGHKIIIETVDKLIAMHGAEPNEIVRMAICGNPAQLSMFENIEIRDLAFAGQSMLKKLNVKVPERKAHTIKAEELGLTSVKKTAEIRIPPSIRHEIGADALAMIMKTNMLEEKGTCMVTDYGTNAEMGLMYKGELYTGSAAAGPAMEGQSIEYGMLAAPEAISDLSLGPGGKWYNYVLDEKLKPIQTALIDPRDGSGRILTNNTARGITGTGCVACVAMGLETGVIKLPYIDTPDHKMHLMNGITFHESDLHEAGKAMGAIRAGHRTLIEEVGIDDKEVKTMYLAGASGTYVDPIKAQTVGLVPRVLDKTVQAGNTSLMMAYDILVDDDGLDKMQDVADAISSKHIMFATSKTFEEIYVNEIAYWDEGMPFEMFNEMLAGKGYRPLPPIKRPKETIRIVSSDIPIIGHRGLKVLDNVGVYLVGSFPECIGCRKCEKQCPERALKVYEMGDGKFKIQVETEHCLGTACKNCESVCPKKCYNFSELKIVNRG
- a CDS encoding MtaA/CmuA family methyltransferase, with amino-acid sequence MSSHMTPKERVIAAIEKKKLDRPPVVCFTQSVTVDVMDVAKVYWPDAHTDANKMAELSCAIPKVTGLESVRLPYCLTVEAEIMGCAVDLGKQDRTPMVKKHGFEADSPIEIPKNVVTGRAKTVVEAIKLCKQKVGNEYPIVVGTTGPLTIAGHLVGTENLLLWMITDPDPVRKFIKASAQLEKQYVKALAEAGADVIVMSDPSASTDMLSGEMFDEFAKPYIKEAFSEAGKAKTCLHICGDTTILLDHMIATGANCLSIEEKVSPEKAVELVGGRTALVGNVGVVRPLLQGTPEDNLEMAKRVKAAGFNLVAPGCGLAARVPLANIQAMVKGVKG
- a CDS encoding DUF308 domain-containing protein; amino-acid sequence: MSEHENVGYTGDIVKDWWHYLWFGVFLVIFGFIAYVRSDMNLTNLTLWFAGFLLFSGIVFIVGFFKGSMLAKMKLLPLIEGVIYFILGLLVLFLDLDSEQMLMYFGIFALIAGLMRVVEAFMMPTGLKQMVGKISFLLLLITGFFSFIVGVWALVIPPEGLLEILWAAGGYSVIFGIGIWAAAISGSRGP